The Agrococcus carbonis genome has a window encoding:
- a CDS encoding histidine phosphatase family protein, which translates to MEIALVRHGQTDFNRDGRLQGTSDIPLNETGIAQAHTAARLLAEHPPGGRPWDAVVSSPLQRAAVTADIIAAELGLDVAGRYASLIERAYGEAEGLTKAEAIARFGTDWPGEEAFEALQRRAVAAVDQVAAAHPVDALVIVAHGTFIRAFADHVTGLETRTPDNAHSVRCTGLPGAWRLVDGLVRA; encoded by the coding sequence ATGGAGATCGCGCTCGTCCGACACGGCCAGACCGACTTCAACCGCGACGGCAGGCTGCAGGGCACGAGCGACATCCCGCTCAACGAGACCGGCATCGCACAGGCGCACACCGCCGCGCGCCTCCTCGCCGAGCACCCGCCGGGCGGGCGTCCGTGGGATGCGGTGGTGTCGTCGCCGCTGCAGCGCGCCGCCGTCACCGCCGACATCATCGCCGCCGAGCTCGGCCTCGACGTCGCGGGGCGATACGCGAGCCTGATCGAGCGCGCCTACGGCGAGGCCGAGGGACTGACGAAGGCGGAGGCGATCGCGCGCTTCGGCACCGACTGGCCCGGCGAGGAGGCGTTCGAGGCGCTGCAGCGCCGGGCGGTCGCCGCGGTCGACCAGGTCGCTGCGGCGCACCCGGTCGACGCGCTCGTGATCGTCGCGCACGGCACGTTCATCCGCGCGTTCGCCGATCACGTCACAGGCCTCGAGACGCGCACGCCCGACAACGCGCACTCGGTGCGCTGCACCGGCCTTCCCGGCGCGTGGCGCCTCGTCGACGGGCTGGTGCGCGCGTGA
- a CDS encoding FAD-binding oxidoreductase, whose protein sequence is MSLDALRAALPPHVVVTDPAALDVARADKSGHRSVAPPLAIVEAEAVEHVQAAMAWASAHRVPVVPRAAGTGLAGGAIAGGGELVVSVDRMRRLRDVSVVDQSCVVEPGIRNAELNELLAAHGLWWPPDPASRAISTVGGNIATNAGGLLCAKYGVTREWVLALDVVLADGSLVTTGHRTVKGVTGLDLTALMIGSEGTLGIVVGATLKLRPLVEGPVWTVGAFFADEASAAAACTAVTAARIRPAIMELVGREAVSMLAAYTGRAMAGAFVLVQTDDLGADTTSAAVAEILAAHGGAVERTDDLTQSDALVQVRRQLHFALESFGTVLVEDISVPRSRLAEMFRACDEAARRHGVRLVTSAHAGDGNLHPTFVFDGTEPSEEIWACAHEVFTAGIALGGTLTGEHGVGILKRRWLVDELGERQLALQRAVKAAFDPLGILNPGKAL, encoded by the coding sequence GTGAGCCTCGACGCGCTGCGCGCGGCGCTGCCGCCGCACGTCGTCGTCACCGACCCCGCCGCGCTCGACGTGGCGCGTGCCGACAAGTCGGGCCACCGCTCGGTCGCGCCGCCGCTCGCGATCGTCGAGGCGGAGGCCGTCGAGCACGTGCAGGCGGCGATGGCGTGGGCGAGCGCGCACCGCGTGCCGGTCGTGCCGCGCGCGGCCGGCACGGGGCTCGCGGGCGGGGCGATCGCGGGCGGCGGCGAGCTCGTCGTCTCGGTCGACCGCATGCGGCGCCTGCGCGACGTCTCGGTCGTCGACCAGTCGTGCGTGGTCGAGCCGGGCATCCGCAACGCCGAGCTCAACGAGCTGCTCGCGGCGCACGGGCTGTGGTGGCCGCCGGATCCGGCGAGCCGCGCCATCTCGACCGTCGGCGGCAACATCGCCACGAACGCCGGCGGGCTGCTGTGCGCGAAGTACGGGGTGACGCGCGAGTGGGTGCTCGCGCTCGACGTCGTGCTCGCCGACGGCAGCCTCGTCACGACCGGCCACCGCACGGTGAAGGGCGTGACAGGCCTCGACCTCACCGCGCTCATGATCGGCTCGGAGGGCACGCTCGGCATCGTCGTCGGCGCCACCCTCAAATTGCGACCGCTCGTCGAGGGTCCCGTCTGGACGGTCGGCGCGTTCTTCGCGGATGAGGCGAGCGCGGCCGCGGCCTGCACGGCCGTGACGGCCGCCCGCATCCGGCCCGCGATCATGGAGCTCGTCGGCCGCGAGGCCGTCTCGATGCTCGCGGCCTACACGGGCCGCGCGATGGCGGGCGCGTTCGTGCTCGTGCAGACCGACGACCTCGGCGCCGACACGACGTCGGCGGCGGTCGCCGAGATCCTCGCCGCGCACGGCGGCGCCGTCGAGCGCACCGACGACCTGACGCAGTCGGATGCGCTCGTGCAGGTGCGCAGGCAGCTGCACTTCGCGCTCGAGTCGTTCGGCACGGTGCTCGTGGAGGACATCTCGGTGCCGCGCTCGCGGCTCGCGGAGATGTTCCGCGCGTGCGACGAGGCCGCGCGGCGGCACGGCGTGCGGCTCGTCACGTCGGCGCACGCGGGCGACGGCAACCTGCACCCGACCTTCGTCTTCGACGGCACGGAGCCGAGCGAGGAGATCTGGGCCTGCGCCCACGAGGTGTTCACCGCGGGCATCGCGCTCGGCGGCACGCTCACCGGCGAGCACGGCGTCGGCATCCTGAAGCGCCGCTGGCTCGTCGACGAGCTCGGCGAGCGTCAGCTCGCGCTGCAGCGCGCGGTGAAGGCGGCGTTCGATCCGCTCGGCATCCTGAACCCCGGCAAGGCGCTCTGA
- a CDS encoding FKBP-type peptidyl-prolyl cis-trans isomerase — MTEKPEIDAPEGPAPTDLEITDITVGDGEEAVTGKQVSVHYVGVTHSTGEEFDASYNRGAPLEFPLGVGMVIKGWEQGIEGMRVGGRRKLVIPPHLAYGERGAGGVIGPNETLIFVCDLVAVR, encoded by the coding sequence ATGACTGAGAAGCCCGAGATCGACGCCCCCGAGGGGCCCGCCCCCACCGACCTGGAGATCACCGACATCACCGTCGGCGACGGCGAGGAGGCGGTGACCGGCAAGCAGGTCAGCGTGCACTACGTCGGCGTGACGCACTCGACCGGCGAGGAGTTCGACGCCTCCTACAACCGGGGTGCCCCGCTCGAGTTCCCGCTCGGCGTCGGCATGGTCATCAAGGGCTGGGAGCAGGGCATCGAGGGGATGCGCGTCGGCGGCCGCCGCAAGCTCGTCATCCCGCCCCACCTGGCCTACGGCGAGCGCGGCGCCGGCGGCGTGATCGGCCCGAACGAGACGCTGATCTTCGTCTGCGACCTCGTCGCCGTCCGCTGA
- a CDS encoding OsmC family peroxiredoxin, with the protein MAITSNANATWNGDLASGSGTSVLGSGTSFDMSWKARAEEGGAVTPEELIAGAHASCFSMALSHTLAQAGHAPESLATSAKVSFVAGEGITTSVLTVTGRVPGIDQEQFQDYAEQAKAGCPVSQALAGVDIQLESARLEG; encoded by the coding sequence ATGGCCATCACCTCGAACGCCAACGCCACCTGGAACGGCGACCTCGCATCCGGCAGCGGCACCTCGGTGCTCGGCTCGGGCACCAGCTTCGACATGTCGTGGAAGGCGCGCGCGGAGGAGGGCGGCGCGGTGACGCCCGAGGAGCTCATCGCCGGCGCCCACGCCTCGTGCTTCTCGATGGCGCTCTCGCACACGCTCGCGCAGGCCGGCCACGCGCCGGAGTCGCTCGCGACGAGCGCGAAGGTCTCCTTCGTCGCCGGCGAGGGCATCACAACGAGCGTGCTCACGGTCACCGGCCGCGTGCCCGGGATCGACCAGGAGCAGTTCCAGGACTACGCCGAGCAGGCGAAGGCCGGCTGCCCGGTGTCGCAGGCGCTCGCCGGGGTCGACATCCAGCTGGAGTCGGCGAGGCTCGAGGGCTGA
- a CDS encoding universal stress protein, which translates to MFSSIIVGWDGSTASQAALDWAATIALDRPLVLLHAMGGTPKGSDYLSATSERSAQRVGLMEVADAVRLAHPGIRVETETVQGAALDELGRRLAEDALVVVGGPDAGIRSPWTLGARLAGRPGRRAVAVVPVDAPAVRPSALVVGIDGTAEARAALELAIAEADALGASVRIVHAWDVPAGWSHGFGEYPTQADIDVLEDIHRELLEDAVEFAGSLGARVESRLEMGPAAEVLRQEGDSALVVVASHAAGGLARFFLGSVSHDLVVRPKGPVLVLGT; encoded by the coding sequence ATGTTCAGCTCGATCATCGTCGGTTGGGACGGCTCGACCGCGTCGCAGGCAGCGCTCGACTGGGCGGCGACGATCGCCCTCGACCGACCGCTCGTGCTGCTGCACGCGATGGGCGGCACCCCGAAGGGCAGCGACTACCTCTCGGCGACGAGCGAGCGCTCGGCGCAGCGCGTCGGGCTCATGGAGGTGGCCGACGCGGTGCGGCTCGCCCACCCCGGCATCCGGGTCGAGACCGAGACGGTGCAGGGGGCGGCTCTCGACGAGCTCGGTCGGAGGCTCGCGGAGGACGCGCTCGTGGTCGTCGGCGGTCCGGATGCCGGCATCCGGAGCCCGTGGACCCTCGGCGCGCGGCTCGCGGGCCGGCCTGGGCGGCGCGCCGTGGCCGTCGTCCCGGTGGACGCCCCCGCCGTGCGCCCTTCGGCGCTCGTGGTCGGGATCGACGGCACCGCCGAGGCCCGCGCGGCGCTCGAGCTCGCGATCGCCGAGGCCGACGCGCTGGGCGCGAGCGTCCGCATCGTGCACGCGTGGGATGTGCCGGCCGGGTGGAGCCACGGCTTCGGCGAGTACCCCACGCAGGCCGACATCGACGTGCTCGAGGACATCCATCGCGAGCTGCTCGAGGATGCGGTCGAGTTCGCCGGCTCGCTCGGCGCTCGCGTCGAGAGCCGGCTCGAGATGGGGCCGGCAGCCGAGGTGCTGCGCCAGGAGGGCGACTCTGCGCTCGTCGTCGTCGCGAGCCACGCGGCGGGAGGCCTCGCGCGCTTCTTCCTGGGCTCGGTCAGCCATGACCTCGTGGTGCGGCCGAAGGGCCCCGTGCTCGTGCTCGGCACCTAG
- a CDS encoding response regulator: MTRIFLVDDHEIVRRGVADLLGRVDGFEVVGEADGARRALVRIAAALPDVALLDMRLPDGDGIDLCREIRSRHPEVRCLVLTAFDDDEAMLSAVLAGADGYVLKSISGTRLVDAIRAVAAGRPLMPPAIGKRILARSDADGRDDPRFGSLQLRERQVLALIAEGLTNRQIGARLGLAEKTVKNYVSGLLRKLGLERRTQAAVYELGRKHSDESM, translated from the coding sequence ATGACCCGCATCTTCCTCGTCGACGACCACGAGATCGTGCGGCGAGGCGTCGCCGATCTCCTCGGCCGCGTCGACGGCTTCGAGGTCGTCGGCGAGGCCGACGGTGCGCGGCGCGCGCTCGTGCGGATCGCCGCTGCGCTGCCTGACGTCGCGCTGCTCGACATGCGGCTCCCCGACGGCGACGGCATCGACCTGTGCCGCGAGATCCGGTCTCGCCATCCGGAGGTGCGCTGCCTCGTGCTCACCGCCTTCGACGACGACGAGGCGATGCTGTCGGCGGTGCTCGCGGGGGCCGACGGCTACGTGCTCAAGAGCATCTCCGGCACGCGCCTCGTCGACGCCATCCGCGCCGTCGCGGCCGGCCGACCGCTGATGCCCCCAGCGATCGGGAAGCGGATCTTGGCCCGGAGCGACGCCGACGGCCGCGACGACCCGCGCTTCGGGTCGCTGCAGCTGCGGGAGCGCCAGGTGCTCGCGCTCATCGCCGAGGGGCTGACGAACCGGCAGATCGGCGCCCGTCTCGGGCTGGCGGAGAAGACCGTGAAGAACTACGTCTCCGGCCTGTTGCGCAAGCTCGGGCTCGAGCGCCGCACGCAAGCGGCCGTGTACGAGCTCGGCCGGAAGCACTCGGACGAGTCGATGTGA
- a CDS encoding universal stress protein, with the protein MGETFVGVDRGASASTSLRWAVSRAAALRERVVLVHAAEHAADAVRGERILAEAEEAARQQSADVRCETRLLEGSVMRALVALGRPGDLLVIGTRRTGFLRGRLIGSRGVLVAIASRRSVAVLPEHDRQGRRGVLAGIPPTGDPSVAVRAAAREAQRLGEPLTLLLASPPADGASEAGSADALARARAVATDAGAPPSIAARAVRRPVAEALLDAGRSASLVVLGDSGRGPVAGPVVHDVLINITAPVLIARADR; encoded by the coding sequence GTGGGCGAGACCTTCGTGGGCGTCGACCGGGGCGCGTCGGCGTCGACCTCGTTGCGGTGGGCGGTGTCGCGAGCCGCGGCCCTCCGCGAGCGCGTGGTGCTCGTCCACGCGGCCGAGCACGCGGCCGACGCGGTGCGCGGCGAGCGCATCCTCGCCGAGGCGGAAGAGGCGGCCCGGCAGCAGTCGGCCGACGTGCGCTGCGAGACACGCCTGCTCGAGGGCAGCGTCATGCGCGCACTGGTCGCGCTCGGCCGGCCCGGCGATCTGCTCGTGATCGGCACCCGGAGGACCGGCTTCTTGCGAGGGCGCCTCATCGGCTCGCGCGGCGTGCTCGTCGCGATCGCGTCGCGGCGCTCCGTCGCGGTGCTCCCGGAGCACGATCGCCAGGGGCGGCGCGGGGTGCTCGCCGGCATCCCGCCCACCGGTGACCCGAGCGTGGCGGTCCGCGCAGCGGCCAGGGAGGCGCAGCGGCTCGGGGAGCCGCTCACCCTGCTGCTCGCGTCACCGCCGGCGGACGGCGCGAGCGAGGCCGGCTCCGCCGATGCGCTCGCGCGCGCACGGGCGGTGGCGACGGATGCGGGGGCGCCGCCGTCGATCGCGGCGCGCGCCGTGCGCAGACCGGTCGCCGAGGCGCTCCTGGATGCCGGGCGCTCGGCCTCGCTCGTGGTCCTCGGCGACTCCGGCCGCGGCCCCGTGGCCGGACCCGTCGTGCACGACGTGCTGATCAACATCACTGCGCCGGTGCTCATCGCGCGGGCGGATCGCTGA
- a CDS encoding sensor histidine kinase, giving the protein MTERREPPALSTGRDDGLVHAAADLTESPHDSQARLRRLLRVSQSMVEELDLEAVLRRIVEAAVQLVGAKYGALGVIAPDGHLERFIHVGIPEALAARMGELPKGLGLLGAIIDDPRPIRLAHLGSDPRSIGFPPHHPPMESFLGVPIRVRAEVFGNVYLTEAASGAFTADDEALLGELAATAGIAIDNARLFEESMRRQRWAAALAEITATLLSEHEGDPLQLVADRVLELAAADLACIVRPVSAEEVRIETAAGRRAAGLEGETLSGRGSLSARVIASGQPAMAAMAAADVRFERGSTLAVSVATAGRPVTVLSASRDAGRAEFSAAELEMAADFASQVGVALELAANRSDHERLALLEERARIAADLHDHVIQRLFAVGLQLQSIAGRLDDEPAAREQLVEQVESLDRAIASIRTSIFALTAQRGESPTLRHRVLDLLTELDPVLPLPPHVGFSGPVDLTITGALADDVLAAIREGLANAAKHAHARRTSVSLAVQDAMVTLEITDDGVGIGELAHTSGLANLSRRARRWDGDARLESGLDGGATLRWTAQVPAPARST; this is encoded by the coding sequence ATGACCGAGCGCCGGGAGCCCCCCGCGCTCTCGACCGGGCGCGACGACGGGCTGGTCCACGCCGCGGCCGACCTCACCGAGTCTCCGCACGATTCGCAGGCGCGGCTGCGGCGGCTGCTGCGGGTCAGCCAGTCGATGGTCGAGGAGCTCGACCTCGAGGCGGTGCTGCGGCGCATCGTCGAGGCGGCGGTGCAGCTCGTCGGCGCGAAGTACGGGGCGCTCGGCGTCATCGCGCCCGACGGGCACCTCGAGCGCTTCATCCACGTCGGCATCCCGGAGGCGCTCGCGGCCCGGATGGGCGAGCTCCCGAAGGGCCTCGGCCTGCTCGGCGCGATCATCGACGACCCGCGGCCCATCCGCCTCGCGCACCTGGGCAGCGATCCGAGATCCATCGGGTTCCCGCCGCACCATCCGCCGATGGAGAGCTTCCTCGGCGTGCCCATCCGGGTGCGCGCCGAGGTGTTCGGCAACGTCTACCTCACCGAAGCCGCATCCGGCGCCTTCACTGCGGACGACGAGGCGCTCCTCGGCGAGCTCGCCGCGACTGCAGGCATCGCGATCGACAACGCGCGCCTGTTCGAGGAATCCATGCGGCGCCAGCGGTGGGCGGCGGCGCTCGCCGAGATCACCGCCACCCTCCTCTCCGAGCACGAGGGCGACCCGCTGCAGCTCGTCGCCGACCGGGTGCTCGAGCTCGCCGCCGCGGATCTCGCGTGCATCGTGCGGCCCGTCTCCGCCGAGGAGGTGCGCATCGAGACCGCCGCTGGACGACGAGCGGCGGGCCTCGAGGGCGAAACGCTGAGCGGTCGCGGCTCGCTGAGCGCCCGCGTCATCGCGAGCGGCCAGCCTGCGATGGCGGCCATGGCTGCGGCGGACGTGCGGTTCGAGCGCGGGTCGACCCTCGCGGTGTCCGTCGCGACCGCGGGGCGCCCCGTGACGGTGCTCAGCGCGAGCCGGGATGCGGGGCGCGCCGAGTTCTCAGCCGCCGAGCTCGAGATGGCCGCCGACTTCGCGAGCCAGGTCGGCGTCGCGCTCGAGCTGGCGGCGAACCGGTCGGATCACGAGCGGCTGGCGCTGCTCGAGGAGCGCGCCAGGATCGCCGCCGACCTGCACGACCACGTCATCCAGCGGCTGTTCGCCGTCGGCCTCCAGCTGCAGTCGATCGCCGGCCGCCTCGACGACGAGCCGGCGGCTCGCGAGCAGCTCGTCGAGCAGGTGGAGTCGCTCGACCGTGCGATCGCCTCGATCCGCACCTCGATCTTCGCCCTGACCGCCCAGCGCGGCGAGAGCCCCACGCTGCGGCACCGAGTGCTCGACCTGCTCACGGAGCTCGATCCCGTGCTCCCGCTCCCACCCCACGTCGGGTTCTCCGGCCCGGTCGACCTGACGATCACGGGCGCCCTCGCCGACGACGTGCTCGCCGCGATCAGGGAGGGTCTCGCGAACGCCGCGAAGCACGCGCACGCGCGCCGGACGAGCGTCTCGCTCGCGGTGCAGGATGCGATGGTGACGCTCGAGATCACCGACGACGGCGTGGGCATCGGCGAGCTCGCGCACACGAGCGGCCTCGCCAACCTGAGCCGCCGCGCACGGCGCTGGGACGGCGACGCGCGGCTGGAATCGGGATTGGACGGGGGTGCGACGCTGCGATGGACGGCGCAGGTGCCGGCACCGGCACGATCGACCTGA
- a CDS encoding cold-shock protein → MATGTVKWFDSGKGFGFIAPDDGGKDLFAHYSQIQSNGFKTLEEAQAVEFEIVEGNKGPQAANIRPL, encoded by the coding sequence ATGGCAACCGGCACCGTCAAGTGGTTCGACTCGGGCAAGGGCTTCGGCTTCATCGCGCCCGATGACGGCGGCAAGGATCTGTTCGCTCACTACAGCCAGATCCAGTCCAACGGCTTCAAGACCCTCGAAGAGGCTCAGGCAGTCGAGTTCGAGATCGTCGAGGGCAACAAGGGCCCGCAGGCAGCGAACATCCGCCCCCTGTGA
- a CDS encoding cell wall-binding repeat-containing protein has product MRSRPLAVLVALAAAVGIVLPIGATASAAPAAAAPLAQGVAVDRDTAGELAAVFDAINAFRATEDLPPLRFMPALHTVAQSWSYELGQTDQFKHRTDFASRYPAGSTRSGEIIAWRSDMRAAELVTQWINSPAHKAHLLGDYTAMGIGVAEVRDYRGSSRTALIGTVNFGKYVGSAQPTTYANVQEWVRAGGRVASPPPAPLQTTFDRIPARDTMQASVELSASSSDATQVSEVYLAPSHVFFEALTAAPAAARNDRALLLVDPAGPSSAVLAELRRLNPATVTAVGTASVLSEASLSAVRSALPAAQVTRVAGRDVAEISANFARQEFPGARSAYMAAERNLSDATSGASSAAVSGVPLVLTPRVNTMPDAVRSYFAQARLSELVIVGGAPTLAKAHQDQVRAASSGTAVQLVRGADRFRTNAATLQTAWSGAQSTVYLASGLRFGHAAIGSAVATGVGPVVLTSIGCVPPAPHSFASAVDPDRVVALGREWTVSDNAAMLGRCAR; this is encoded by the coding sequence ATGCGCTCGCGCCCCCTCGCCGTCCTCGTCGCTCTCGCTGCGGCCGTCGGCATCGTCCTCCCCATCGGTGCCACGGCATCCGCCGCCCCCGCCGCCGCCGCGCCGCTCGCCCAGGGCGTCGCCGTCGACCGCGACACCGCCGGTGAGCTCGCCGCGGTCTTCGACGCGATCAACGCGTTCCGCGCCACCGAGGACCTGCCGCCGCTGCGCTTCATGCCGGCGCTCCACACCGTCGCGCAGTCGTGGAGCTACGAGCTCGGCCAGACCGATCAGTTCAAGCACCGCACCGACTTCGCGTCGCGCTACCCCGCGGGCTCGACGCGCTCGGGCGAGATCATCGCGTGGCGCAGTGACATGCGCGCCGCCGAGCTCGTCACGCAGTGGATCAACTCGCCGGCCCACAAGGCCCACCTGCTCGGCGACTACACGGCCATGGGCATCGGGGTCGCCGAGGTGCGCGACTACCGCGGCTCGTCGCGGACCGCCCTGATCGGCACCGTGAACTTCGGCAAGTACGTGGGCTCGGCGCAGCCGACCACCTACGCGAACGTGCAGGAGTGGGTGCGCGCGGGCGGCCGCGTCGCCTCCCCGCCGCCGGCGCCGCTGCAGACGACCTTCGACCGCATCCCCGCACGCGACACGATGCAGGCCTCGGTCGAGCTGAGCGCGTCGTCGAGCGATGCGACCCAGGTCTCCGAGGTCTACCTCGCGCCCAGCCACGTCTTCTTCGAGGCGCTCACCGCTGCCCCCGCCGCGGCCCGCAATGACCGCGCGCTCCTGCTCGTCGATCCCGCCGGTCCCTCCTCGGCGGTCCTCGCCGAGCTGCGGCGGCTCAACCCCGCGACGGTGACCGCGGTCGGCACCGCGAGCGTGCTGAGCGAGGCGAGCCTGAGCGCGGTCCGCTCGGCGCTGCCCGCGGCGCAGGTCACGCGCGTCGCCGGCCGCGACGTCGCCGAGATCTCGGCGAACTTCGCCCGGCAGGAGTTCCCCGGCGCTCGATCCGCCTACATGGCCGCCGAGCGCAACCTCTCCGACGCGACTTCGGGCGCGTCCTCGGCCGCCGTCTCGGGCGTGCCGCTCGTCCTCACGCCCCGCGTCAACACGATGCCGGATGCGGTGCGCAGCTACTTCGCGCAGGCCCGCCTCTCCGAGCTCGTCATCGTCGGCGGCGCCCCGACGCTCGCGAAGGCGCACCAGGATCAGGTGCGTGCCGCGAGCTCGGGCACCGCGGTGCAGCTCGTGCGCGGCGCCGACCGCTTCCGCACCAACGCCGCGACGCTCCAGACCGCCTGGTCGGGCGCGCAGAGCACCGTCTACCTCGCGTCGGGCCTGCGCTTCGGGCACGCCGCGATCGGCAGCGCCGTCGCGACGGGTGTCGGCCCCGTCGTCCTCACGTCGATCGGCTGCGTGCCGCCGGCGCCGCATTCGTTCGCGAGCGCGGTGGATCCCGACCGCGTGGTCGCGCTCGGCCGCGAGTGGACCGTCAGCGACAACGCCGCGATGCTGGGCCGCTGCGCCCGATGA
- a CDS encoding LCP family protein, producing the protein MAAQRTQSVVDTSSMAPRHGRLRRRSGVAHVLRWVALGLSVVLIAAIGVVGVSLLRFSTGLQTVDLGSDVPPAQAGFAPYEGGFTILLVGSDQRTGQGAEFGENSYGEGMLNDVTMLLHVSDDHQLARVVSFPRDLIVDFPACEDPETGETQPAVTGIQFNQALSRGGLSCVAEVVSDMTGMPVPYAAMITFQGVISMSSAVGGVPVCFAGPIDDRWTGLEIPAAGTYELEGAQALAFLRSRHGVGDGSDLARISSQQVFLSSLVRTLQSDAVLTDLTKLYGISQVALENMTLSSGLADIGTMVSMARVLADIPLETMQFVVYPNALSGNRVYPIEDAAEELMRRIRLDLPIELGEDSLGVGSTQETPTPTPEPGEPLPTETPEPTETPGATPTPTPTDGLEGVVGQDASQESCVVPFGG; encoded by the coding sequence ATGGCAGCGCAGCGCACGCAGAGCGTCGTCGACACGTCGTCGATGGCGCCGCGCCACGGTCGGCTGCGGCGCCGCTCGGGCGTCGCGCACGTGCTGCGCTGGGTGGCGCTCGGTCTCTCGGTCGTGCTCATCGCCGCGATCGGCGTCGTCGGGGTCTCGCTGCTGCGCTTCTCGACGGGGCTGCAGACGGTCGACCTCGGCTCCGACGTGCCGCCCGCCCAAGCCGGCTTCGCGCCCTACGAGGGCGGGTTCACGATCCTGCTCGTCGGCTCCGACCAGCGCACGGGCCAGGGCGCTGAGTTCGGCGAGAATTCGTACGGCGAGGGGATGCTCAACGACGTCACGATGCTGCTGCACGTGAGCGACGACCACCAGCTGGCGCGCGTCGTCTCGTTCCCGCGCGACCTGATCGTCGACTTCCCGGCGTGCGAGGATCCGGAGACCGGCGAGACGCAGCCCGCCGTGACGGGCATCCAGTTCAACCAGGCGCTCAGCCGGGGCGGGCTCTCATGCGTCGCCGAGGTCGTCTCCGACATGACCGGCATGCCGGTGCCGTACGCGGCGATGATCACGTTCCAGGGCGTCATCAGCATGTCGAGCGCCGTCGGCGGCGTGCCGGTGTGCTTCGCCGGCCCGATCGACGACCGCTGGACGGGCCTCGAGATACCCGCGGCGGGCACCTACGAGCTCGAGGGTGCCCAGGCGCTCGCGTTCCTGCGCTCGCGCCACGGCGTCGGCGACGGCTCCGACCTCGCCCGCATCTCGTCGCAGCAGGTCTTCCTCTCGTCGCTCGTGCGCACGCTGCAGTCGGATGCGGTGCTCACCGACCTCACGAAGCTCTACGGCATCTCGCAGGTCGCGCTCGAGAACATGACGCTCTCGTCGGGCCTCGCAGACATCGGCACGATGGTGTCGATGGCGCGCGTGCTCGCCGACATCCCGCTCGAGACGATGCAGTTCGTCGTCTACCCGAACGCGCTCTCGGGCAACCGCGTGTACCCGATCGAGGACGCGGCCGAGGAGCTCATGCGCCGCATCCGGCTCGACCTCCCGATCGAGCTGGGCGAGGACTCGCTCGGCGTCGGCTCGACCCAGGAGACGCCGACGCCGACGCCGGAGCCCGGCGAGCCGCTGCCGACCGAGACGCCCGAGCCGACCGAGACGCCCGGCGCGACGCCGACTCCCACGCCCACGGACGGGCTCGAGGGCGTCGTCGGGCAGGATGCGTCGCAGGAGTCGTGCGTCGTCCCCTTCGGCGGCTGA
- a CDS encoding HAD family hydrolase, whose product MIRRADRLLIALDIDGTVVREDDSMSQRVADAVRSVAEAGHDVVLATGRSKATTVSTAQRLGIEPSHLVSANGALVLERRSADHYATIHVETFDPAPALRTIAQGLPTGSFMVEDATGHRRYTDGMIDWNLDEAEEVAFEELLEIPAMRVVVMSPDHQVDEFLEIVESMGLHKVSYAIGYSSWLDIAPDGVNKATGLQRVADLLGYSRDRILVVGDGRNDIDMFQWAVAGQGRAVAMGQAPDEVKAAASEVTASVEQDGLAIVLEGLLVSA is encoded by the coding sequence ATGATCCGTCGGGCGGATCGGCTCCTCATCGCGCTCGACATCGACGGCACCGTCGTGCGCGAGGACGACTCGATGTCGCAGCGGGTGGCGGATGCGGTGCGCTCGGTCGCCGAGGCCGGTCACGACGTGGTGCTGGCCACGGGCCGCTCGAAGGCGACGACGGTCTCCACCGCGCAGCGCCTCGGCATCGAGCCGAGCCACCTCGTCTCCGCCAACGGCGCGCTCGTGCTCGAGCGCCGCAGCGCCGACCACTACGCGACGATCCACGTCGAGACCTTCGATCCGGCGCCGGCCCTGCGCACGATCGCGCAGGGCCTGCCGACCGGCTCGTTCATGGTCGAGGACGCCACGGGCCACCGTCGCTACACCGACGGCATGATCGACTGGAACCTCGACGAGGCCGAGGAGGTCGCGTTCGAGGAGCTGCTCGAGATCCCCGCGATGCGCGTCGTCGTGATGAGCCCCGACCACCAGGTCGACGAGTTCCTCGAGATCGTCGAGTCGATGGGCCTGCACAAGGTCTCCTACGCGATCGGCTACTCGTCGTGGCTCGACATCGCGCCCGACGGGGTCAACAAAGCCACGGGCCTCCAGCGGGTCGCCGACCTGCTCGGCTACTCGCGCGACCGCATCCTCGTCGTCGGCGACGGACGCAACGACATCGACATGTTCCAGTGGGCCGTCGCCGGGCAGGGCCGGGCGGTCGCGATGGGGCAGGCGCCCGACGAGGTGAAGGCCGCAGCGAGCGAGGTCACCGCCTCGGTCGAGCAGGACGGGCTGGCGATCGTGCTCGAAGGGCTGCTCGTCAGCGCCTGA